The DNA window GCCGAGTGTAGCGGCGGCCTGAATCAACTGCATCACTGAGTATCGTCCTATGTGATGTACGTGAGCGCCCTTCGAGCCACTGGCTACCGCAATCTAGAGGGCACCGTCGAGCTTTGCAGCCCGCTCGCGGTGCTGGTCGGCGAAAACAATGCCGGCAAGAGCAACGTTATCGACGCGCTGCGAACCGTCTTGGAGCCAGAGGCCGGTCCGCGCTCTCGGCGCTGGTTGCGCGCGGAAGATTTCACCCACGACGGACACGGAAATCTGACCGCTGACGAGCTCGAGCTCGAGGTTCGGCTCGACGGTCTAGGCGCCGGGGAGCAGGCACGGATGGTGACGTGCCTCGCCCCCAGGATGGGGCCGGGTGTCGCGAAGATCCGGCTTAAGGCGACGTTGGGGCCGACTGGTCGTGTCCGAACCGAGTGGTTCGGCGGTGACTCCCAGCAGCCGGACATTGAGCACCACGCCCGAGACGCGGTCAGATTCGTGTATCTACATCCGCTGCGCGACGCTGCCGCCGACCTGAGGCCGGGGCGCGATAACAAGCTGATTCCACTAATCGGTTCGCTTGCCCCGCCAGACCATCCCGATCACCAGGCGATCATCGATGCAGCCAGCCTTGCTAACAGTGCGCTCGATGGAATCCAGACGATTATCGACGCCCGCCACCACGTCGCCAGCCGCTTGAACGCGATGACGGGACCGGGCCGCTTCGCACAGCAGAGCGGACTCGCGTTTGAGGACCCGAAGTTTGAGCGGGTCGTAGGCGCGCTGCGCGCTAAAATCGGCCACCTTGCGGCCCTCGAGATGGACGAGAATGGCTTGGGCTACAACAACTTGTTGTATATGGCGGTCTTGCTCGCGGCGATCGCCGACGCACCGGTGGCAGCTGAGGAACCGACACTGCGCGTGTTATTAGTCGAAGAGCCCGAGGCGCACCTACACCCGCAACTGCAGGACCTGCTCATGCGCTTCCTAGAGAGCGAGGCGGTCGGCCCGACCCAAGTCATCGCGACGACGCACTCGCCAACCTTTGCATCATCGGCGCGGGTGGAGCGGCTTACCGTACTTGCGCGAGGCGACGTACGCGCGAAGCCCGTCGCCCGCCTACCAAGAGATTTCGGCCTGGACGACAAACAGCTTGCCTATCTGCGCCGCTTCCTGGACGTAACGAAGGCGTCGCTGTTCTTCGCGCGCGCAGTGATTCTCGTGGAGGGCGTTGCCGAGCAGCTGCTGGTGCCGGTCATCGCCGAACGAATCGGACGGCCGCTGGCATCGAACGGCGTAGCCATCATCAATATCGGCGGCGTCGCCTTTCCTCCATTCACAGACCTCTTCGGCAATGACAAGTTGCCATACCGACTCGCGGTTATTTCCGACAGTGATGGTCAGCCCTCGGCCGACGAGCTGGCAGGAGAGGATGAAGCACTATCCCCACGCGCAGCCGCGCTGGCGAACCGTGCGGGCGATAATGTGATCGTCCGGCTCGCCGAGAAGACGCTGGAGTGGGACTTGGCGATGGTCGGCAATAGTGCAGTGATGTTCGACGCGCTGGCACAGGTCAAGCCGATCGCCGGGCCACGGCTGAGAGCCGAGGTTGACGATGCGAACGAGGTCGAGCGGGCCAACGGAATCCTCGACAAGGTCAAAAACGTGAAGGGCCGTTTCGCACAGGAACTCGCTGAGCTGCTAGCAGACGAGGATCAGCCGCTCCAGGTTCCCACATACCTGCGTGAGGCAATCGAGTGGGTGACAGAGCCGGAAGCCGCCAGGCAGGACGAGCGTGAGGCCGAGATCAGCGTGAGTGGCGCGGCCGTCGGTGAGAGCGATGAATGATTCTTACTAGCCAGCAGCAGCTGGTGGTCGACGCGGATGGCAACTTCCTCCTACTGGCATGTCCCGGTTCGGGCAAAACGCGTTCCGCTGCCGAAAGGACTGCCCGGCTAGTGCGCATGCCCGGTGTGAAGGTCGCGGCGTGTTCCTACACTAATGTGGGCGCTGAGCGGCTGGGGGCGGTGCTCGCGAATGACCTTGGAATTGTGCTGTCACACAATAATTTTCTTGGCACTATCCACAAGTTCCTACTTCGGCACGTTGTCCATCCATTCGCCCACCTGCTCGGAGCAGAGCGGGGACCGTTCATTCACGAGGGTGACAGCTGGCCACAAGTCCGCGTTTACAACGACAACGTGCAGCGCATCGGCATCCACTGCTTCCGTCGCACACCTGATGGTGGACTCGTTGTGACAGATAAACCACGCACCGTAAGAGGAGCTTCGGACGAGATCGTGGCATCGGTGCGCCAAGAGGTGTTGCGGCGCAAGGGTGACATCTTCCGGCGGGCCGGCCTGCTCACCGCTGATGATGCGATGTGAGCCTGTCACGATTTCTGTGTAAGTCAGAGGTGATTTGACTACGAGTTGTATTCTAGCACAATGGGATTCGCCCAGGGAATAGTCTGGCGAGTGTGTTGAGCGCCACAGTCCAGTTGTGCGTTCCAGTACCCGAATAGCCTCCTCTCTCGCTGGAGATGTTGCGCAGCCCGAGGTACAGCAACTTCATCGCGGCGTCCTTGTCCGTGAAATGACCACGGTTCTTGGTGATCTTGCGCAACTGGAAGTTGATCGACTCGATCGCATTGGTGGTGTAGACGATCTTGCGCAACTCCACCGGATAGTCCAGGAACGGAACGAATTCCCCCCAGGCGTTGTGCCACACGTCAATTGCACCCGGATATTGGGCGCCGAATTGCTGGTCGAACTCCTTGAGTGCGAGTTCGGCTCCATCGACGGTCGGCGCACTGTAGATCGCCCGCATCGCGGTGGCGACCTTCTTGCGGTCCTTATAAGACACGAAGCGCATCGCATTCCTAATGACGTGCACGACGCAGGTCTGCACCACGGTATCGGGATAGATCGAGCGGATCGCATCAGGCAGACCGGTCAGCCCGTCGCAGCAGGCGATGAGGATGTCGCGCACCCCGCGGTTGCGCAGGTCGATGACGACCTTCTGCCAGAACTTCGCCCCCTCGGAGTCCTGGATCCAGCAGCCCAAGGCGTGTTTGCGGCCCTCCAGATCCACGCCAATGGCCAAATAGGCGACCTTGGTGGTGATGACCCCGTTGTCGCCGATCCGCAGCCGCAGCCCATCGATGTAGAGGATCGGGTAGACCTCATCGAGCGGGCGGGCCTGCCAGGCCTTGATCTCATCGACCACCACCTCGGTGATATTGGAGATCAACTCCCGCGACACCGACGCCCCATAGACCTCCTGCAGGTGGGCTTCGATATCGCGGGTGGTCATTCCCCGTGAATACAGCGACAACACCACCGAATTGATGTTGTTGAGCCGGCGGGTCTTCTTCGGCACAATCGCCGGCTCAAACGAGCCGTTGCGATCACGCGGCGCATCGATCTGCACCGGGCCGTTGACGGTGGTCACCGTTTTCGGCGTGGTGCCGTTGCGCGAATTTCCCGATCCGCGTCCGGCCGGATCGCCGGCCTCATAGCCCAGATGGTGGGTTAGCTCCGCATTCAGCGCCCGCTCCAGCACGGCCTTAGTCAGCTGGTTCAGCAAACCGTCCGCGCCGTCGATCGGGGTCCCGGTCTTCACCGCATCCTTAATCAACGAGTCCAGCGTCTCTTCGGTGAACATCTCGGCCAGCCGCCGCGCCGCGGTCGTCTCCTCAGCCGGCATCTGCATGGTCTTGGTCACAAAACACTCCTTCTGTCCGCCCAACGGCGGTCCGATGATGGACCACCCCGGACTTACACAGATGGAATGACACGCCCTGCGATGTGGGTCGCACTGCGCCTACTACGAGAGCACCCACAAGTGTCGGCGGCAGTCGCCGCCCGCTTCACCGAGATACTCCTCGACGAGGCGCAAGATACTTCCGAGCTACAACTGGCCTGCCTTGAGGTGCTCCATACAACAGGCAAGCTAGGGTCGTTAGTCCTGGTTGGCGACCTCGAGCAATCTATCTACTCCTTCCAAGGCGCGAGCGCCGCACGCTGCCAGAAGCTTGCCGATGACCGCGGCCTACAGGTGTTGACGCTTACCCAGAATCACCGTTCCTCGCAACGAATTTGCGATGTAGCGGTCAACTTCTGCAGTCGTACGCGACCGGATACGGCAGTCGGACCCCATGCCAACTGTGAGATCACGCCTGAAGTGGCGCTCTACCCGCCCAACGACCCCGCCGCGTCAATGGAAATCTACCGCGGGCGGCTTGCTAAGCATGGCCTCGCGGTCGAGGACGCTACGGTCCTTGGCCGGAACTGGAAGGTCGTCGATGTGCTAAACGGCCAGACGTCACTATTTAAGTCAAGCGATCGCCAGTACGTCATCGGACAACTCGCCGCGCGAATTGCTGCCGGGACGCTGACTGCTAGCCACGTCCGTAAAGCGGAGCGGCTCTTGGCCTATTGCGCGTGGGATACTACTGCGATCGCAGGCATAGCCGACAATGAGCGATCTGCGTTGAGGCGAGCCGCGTCTGACCTGCTCAATCGGCTGCCGGCCTTGGAGGGCGATCTGCGTTCTTGGTTGATCGCGGCACGTACCGTCCTGCACGAAGTCGCGACGACGCTCACCGCTGAGCTCAAGCACACCGGAGGACGCGCAATCACAGTCAATGCCGGATTGGCGGATTACCAAGCCGCCGAGGTGTTCACGCCGGCACCCGGCGATCTCCGAGCGCGGACGGTGCATTCATTCAAGGGCGAGGATAGCGATGCGGTCATGGTCGTGGTCCGCCGTCCACATGCAAGTGACCCGACTTCCCAGATGGAACTTTGGGAGGCTGCCGTTGCTGGGAGCGAAGTCGATCCCGAGAAGGAGGAGGAGCGCCGAGTACTTTTTGTCGCCCTCACGCGAGCGCGACGTTACTGCCTGGTGGCCCTTCCGGACGATGCGCGTGGACGGGCAGTAGCAGCCTCATGCGATGGTCTCGGATTTCAATCGGTGCGTGGCTGACCTCCCGACCACTGGTCATGTCGGGGCAGCATCTCCGTTCGCGGTGGCTTCTAGCGGGAGTTTCCAGCCTTTGTAGCTGATCGGCGTGTCTTGCGTTGTGGTGCTTGATGTTTGTGGGGCTGGAGTGTATTACCCATATATGGCGTCGATCGTGGGTAAGCGGCGCGGCAAGCAGACCTATTACTACCTGGTGGAATCGGCCCGCGTGCAAGGTAAGCCGCGCATCGTTTCGCAGCAGTATTTGGGCAGCGCGGAGGAGGTGATGGCGAAGCTGTCGGCGACGCCGGCCGGGCAGCCGATCCGTAGCCAGCACAAGCAGTTCGGGGATCTGGCTGCGGTGTGGTCGATGCTGGCCCGGCTGGATGTGGCCGGCATCGTCAACGACGTGGCGCCCCGGTACGCGAACGCGGCCGCACCGGTGGGCACCTATGTGGCCCTGGCGTGCGCGAACCGGATTGTCGACCCATGTTCCAAGCGTGGCTTCGCCGACTGGTGGGCCACCACGGCCGGGTCACGGTGGGTGAAGCTGGACCGGGCCGCGCTGGATCATCGCCGGTTCTGGGACGCGATGGACCGCCTCGGCCAGACCGAACTGCGTGAGATCGAGACCCGGCTGGGACGGCGGATGGTGACCGAGTTCGGGCTGGATTTGACCGGGCTGGCGTTGGACATGACCAACTTCGCCACCTTCATCGACACCGGCAACGACCGCGCGCCGATCGCGCAGCGGGGCAAGGCCAAGCAGAAACGCACCGATCTGCGGTTGGTCGGGCTGGCCCTGGTCGTCACCCGCGACGGCGGGGTGCCCGTGATCAGCCACCCCTATCCCGGGGACCGGCCCGATGTCACCCAGTTCAGCACCGTCGTCGACGAACTGCTCACCCGCTACCGGGACCTGGTCGAGCACGTGGAGTCGCTGACCGTGGTCTATGACGCCGGGCAAAACAGCAGCGACAACCATGCGGTAGTGGAGGCGCACCGGATCGGGTTCGTCGGTTCGCTGCCGCCCAGCGATCACCCCGAACTGCTGCAGATCCCGACCCGGGACTACCGGCCCGTGGACGACGACCGCTACCCCGAGCTGAGCTATGTCGACACCACCGTCACCGCGCTCGGCGTCACCCGCCGAGCGGTACTCACCCACTCGGCGAACCTGGCGGCCAAACAATCCCGCGGCCTGGACCAGACCCTGGCCAAGGCCCGGCGCCGCCTGGCCGAGCTGGCCGCCCGCCTCGCGCGCGGCCGCACCCGCCGCGACCGCGACCAGGTCCAGGCCGAGATCACCGCGATCCTCAAACCCCGCTGGGTCGCCGACATCATCACCACCACCCTCACCGGCGACACGCCCGCCCAATTGAGGCTGTCCTGGCGCACCGACACCAAGGCCCGAAAGCGCCTGCAAGAACGGCTGTTCGGCAAGCGCATCCTATTCACCAACCGCGACTGGCCGGTACCCGACGTGGTGGCCGCCTACCGATCGCAATCCGACGCCGAATTCGGGTTCCGCCAACTCAAAGACCCCCACGTAGTCTCGTTCAGCCCGATGCACCACTGGACCGACTCCAAGATCCGGGTGCACGTGTTCTACTGCGTGCTCGCCCTGGCCGTCGCCCACCTGATGCGCCGCCAGACCGAGCACGCCGGGCTGCACCTGTCGGTACGCGAACTACTCGACGAACTCTCCGGCATCCAAGAGACCGTGTTGATTTACCACGACGGCAGCAAGGGACGGCCCCGCGTGCAGCGCATGCTCACCGACACCAGCCCCACCCAACAGCGACTCGCCGACCTGTTCGCAATCCACCAATACGCACCCACCCGCTGACCAACAACGCCCAACACAACGACTTGGGTAATACACCAACCCTGCCCAAAAACCCAACCCCACCAGGGCAAATCAGGCCGTCGATCAACGAAGGCCGGAAACTCCCGCTAGGGCTGCCGCGACCGCCTCGAACTCCGCGAGTGCGGCGGTGAGGTCTTCGACGATCTCTCTGGCGATGATCTCGGGCGCTGGGAGGTGATCGGCGTCGTCGAGCGACTCATCACGCAGCCAGGTGATGTCGAGGTTGACCTTGTCGCGCGCAACGAGTTCGGAGTAGGTGAACGATTTCCATCTTTCCGACTCGACACGTTCGTCACGAGGCTTTCCGCTCAGATAGCAATCGACGAACTCGTCGAGATGATGGCGGCGCAAAGGGTTCTGCTTGAGAGTGAAGTGCCGGTTGGTACGCAGGTCGTAGACCCAGAGCTTGGTGCTCCATGGCTGCTCGGAGGCCGGCTTCTTGTCGAAGAAGAGCACGTTGGCCTTTACACCTTGAGCGTAGAAAATGCCGGTGGGCAAGCGAAGTATCGTATGTAGGTCGAAGTCGTTCAACAGCTTTCGTCGCAACGTTTCGCCGGCGCCGCCCTCGAAGAGGACGTTGTCTGGAAGGACGACGGCGGCGCGGCCGTTGATGTCGAGAATGGTCATGATGTGCTGCAGGAAATTGAGCTGCTTGTTACTGGTCGTCACGACGAAGTCCTGCCGTTCGATCTCGACGTCCTCGCGCACCTCCCGACCATCGGCACCGACCATCGTCAACGACGACTTGCGGCCGAACGGCGGGTTGGTCAGCACCACCGACCACCGCCGGCCAGGGTCAGAGATGAGCACGTCACGAACCTCGATCAGTGAATCGCCGTCGGCGGTTCCGATGCCGTGCAGCAGCAGGTTCATCGCAGCCAGGCGCGCCGTTCCGTCGACGAGTTCGTATCCGGTGACGAAATCGTCACGCAAGTGCTTGCGCTTTGTCGGGGTAAGGTTCTCGGCCCCTTGCACGGCGTGTTCATGAGCGACGAGGAGGAACCCACCCGTGCCACAGGCCGTTATGTGCTCTCTCTGGGCGTGTCTCACGGACCAAGTAGCCCCCGGCGAATACGGTGGGGCGGATTGATCAGCGGGAGGTGACACGTTGCAGCTGTACTTCGCGGATTGGGCAGCGGTCGAGCAAAGCGAGTATCAGATCGATGTTGGCCCGGCCGACCGTCGGCTGGCCTGCGGCACTCCCATACTCGTCGATGACGCGATGCGGCCAATGGAGCCGTGGTGCACCTTCTTGCGGCTGTACTGCCAGAACCTGCGGACGAACTCGATTTACGCGTACGCCCGTGATGCGTTGGAGTTCGGACGGTTCTTGGACACGAGAGGCATCGGGGTGCTTGATGTCTCAGAGCCCGATCTCGTTGCATTCCGCAAGCACCGACTCGCCAACGGCGTGTCACCCAGTTCTTGGTCTCGACATCTTGTCGTCATTCGGGCGCTATTCACCTACCTGTACGAGACTGGCCAACGCGACAGCCTGCCCTGGATCCAGGTCGGGAGCAGGTCAGTCGTGACGCCCAGGACGCCACGCACGGAGATGGACGTCAGAGCGCTGTCACATTCGCAATGGCTGGCCCTGCGCAATATCGGATTTGGTGGAGAGCTGCCCTCAGGAGAGGTCGACCGCTCCTATCGTGGTCAATCGACCGTCCGCAACGTGTGCGCGGTCGACCTGGCCCTGACCACCGGCATGCGCCTCACCGAGTGGTCCACGCTGCTGGATGCCGAGATCCCGTCTTCCGACGGCGGCGCTTCGCTGGTGCTGGAAGCGTGTGCGAAGAATGCGCGCCGCCGGCGGGTCTATATCCCAGCCTCGACCGTCAAGGCAGTCGAACTCTACCGCGCCACAGAACGTAAATCCCTTGTCCGCAAAGCTCAGACCGCTCTGCGGCGCAGGCTGCCGACGCTGGCAGTCGCCACCCACATCGACCCGACCGCGGGCAAGCTCACATACCGTCAAAAAGGGATCGACACGCGGGAGGACTTCGCTGCGATCCCTCCCGAAGTGCGACGGCTCCTGGTCAGAGTCGACGCGGCTGGGTATATCGAGCCGTTGTCGCTATTTGTGGGTAAGGGCGGGCGCCCGCCGTCGCAGCGGCGCTGGCATCAATACTTTGAGGACGCCAACGACCGCCTTGCCGCGTTCGGGAGTTCCCCACCCACCATGCCTCCCGCGGTCACACCGCATGACCTGAGACATACATTCGCTGTGGTCATGCTGCGCAGCCTGCAGCGACGCGCGATGCTACTCGAACAGTCCAGGACGAGAACAGGATTCGGTACGATCAGCGAACACATCGTCCACAACCCGCTCTTAACTCTACAGCGTCTACTCGGCCACGCGAGCCCGTCTACGACTATGGTCTACCTCCGGTTTGTCGATGAGTCAGATGAGCTGATCCAGCGGGCGTTTGAATCCTGGAGCGACGATACCCGCGACTACGCCACCTACGTTCTGGACGAGCTGGAGCTGGAGGCGCAGTCGTCGTGACGCCCGCTGACCGTGAACCGCGCATGGTGCTCTTCCCGCCCGGCGGACCGATGAAGTCGGCGCGCATCGACCCAAGTAAGTATGTCGCCACACGGCTGGTCGCCGAGCTGGCCGACGCCTGGAAAGAGGCCGCCGAACATCTCGACCTGACCCCCGGAACAATCACTCGTCAAGGCGGGGTCATCAGACGAGTTGGCGAATTCTTGACCGACCGCGCCGACCGATTTCTCACCTTGTCTGGCGACGGCGGGGAGGTTGCGCGACGACTGCACGACTGGGAATCGGCAATGGTCCTGCGTTTCCCGCCTCCCAGCGTGCACGCGAAAGACCTCGGCATGGAGTTGCGCAATCACGTCGCCCGATATCTCCAATCACACGGGGTGCACGACGGTGTGCTCGCGGACTGGACCAGCGGATGGGTCTTGGACGGCAGCGCATGGGAGGGCTTACCGCTCGACGAATTCAGCAACGACGAACGACTCCACCTTGAGCAGACATGCCGAACGATCGTGCGCGACACCGAAACACGCCTCGCCCGCGGCAACACCTTGCTGAACGCCGGAAGGGATCCCCGCAGCCACGGCTGGAACCAAGTGGAGAACGTCCTGTGGGCCCTGCGGAACCTGCCCTACGACGAATCGTTCCACGTTCATCTGGCCGGGCCGCGTCGAGCACTGAACGGATGCGACGTCGACCAAGAGTCCGGAGTCAACCGCGATGCCCGATTGAAGGCACGCCCGCTGGTGACGGCCATAGGCGCATACCTCACCCCAGAGGACGAGTACCTTCTCGCCATCAGAGTGCTGCTCCACCTACAAACGGGGTGGGCACCTGAGGAGAGCCGCCGACTTCTGCGCAGTGACATCGAGATCGGCGACTCCTCCGTCCGTGTCCGAGCGACCAAGCTACGGGCCCAACGAATCCGCTGGCACACCCTGTCCTCAACGCCACAGCCATCCTGGGGATGGAAGGCCGGCGACCTGCTTCGACGCGCCGCACACGCGATGCAGCACGCGCACGCGCTCACTCCCGACGAGCCACTCTTCTGGGTGACAGGGGTCCGCTCTGCACGGGACCGGCGCGACGACGAGTATCCCCAATATGTGATCCGTGCAAGACATTTCGGATGCCCCAACTCGCTCAACAAGCTCATCGAGCGCCACGGACTGACGATCAGCGAACCGCACGATATGCGTAGGATCCGCAAGACGGTGAAAAGCGCGCGGGCCGCATTGCTCGGCACCCTCAACGGCGCCGCCGGTGACGACCACTCCGTCGAAGTCTTCCGGGGCCACTACGCCCAAACCACCACGGTTCACACCATCGCGGCACAGACAGTCCTGCGCGCCCAGCGCAAAGTCCTCGAACGCGCATCAAACGGACCGATGTTTATCGACGCGACGGCCGCCGACGTCGCCGCTGGCCCAAATGACTCCGATGTGGCCGCCCTCGCCATGTCGGTGGCCGAAGAATCACCCACAGAGCAGCAGCTGACACTTGCAGCATGCCGAGACCCCTACGATCCGCCGGTCGGGCAGACAGGATCGTTGTGCCACGCCTCGCCGTCGCTGTGCTTGCAGTGCCGAAACGCGGTCGTCTTCCGCGACCACCTGCCACGCCTCCTCATATACCGCAACGTGCTGGACGGCATCGAAAAGACCATGCCCCCAATCCAGTTCAGCGAAGTCTACGGCCAGCAACGCATCAACGTCGACGCCATCCTCACCGAATTCACCAGTGACCACATCGAAGCAGCGCGCCAACAAACCGCTCACCTTCATCGACCGTTCGGACAAAGGGCTGAACAGTGACCCGCCAACTCACATCACCGATAGCGGCGGCGTGGGATCCGCCCTTCGCTCCCGACGAACCCGTGCTACCGGCGGCTCGCCGGATCGCACCCGGTCCCGAGCTGCGATTCGACGATATGCCCCGCTGGGATCTGACCGCCGGCGGAATCGCCCCTAACCTGAGCGCGTCTCGTGCGCATCTGCGTTTCGATGACCTCCCCGAGGCCTGGGTGTCCATCGCCAAGACGTTGGCAATGGCGATGCTGCAACCAACCCATACCGTCCTTCGTGAAGCGCACGTCTACCGGTCCAACCGGCCCTACAAGATCAAGTCGATCCAGCACGCCCTCGCCGAGCTGCGGTATCTCGCGAAATGGGCTGAGGACCGTGGTTACACGGCCGACCTGTCGCTATGGACCGATGACGACAGCGAGGCGTATCTCGCATCGGTTCGCGCCACCCGCGCAGCCACCGCCGAGAAGTCAGCGAACGATCTCCTGCGCCACCTGGTGGCGTTCGGGCCGCTGATGCACAACGGCGGCCTGCGGGTACCGGTGGGGCGTTCCAAAACTGGCAGCTCGGGCGAGATCAAGACACCGGTCATCCCTCCAGACACATTCTGGCCACTGATTCGCGCCTGCTGGACCTATATCGACGTATTCGCCCCTGACGTTCTTGCCGCCCGCGACGAGATCGACACACTGGATGCCAGCCCACCTCCCGCAAAATGGCCGGCGGCACAAACCATCGACCGCGCAATCGACTCCTGGCTCACATCACCCGACGGTTTCATTCCGCTGCACATCTACACGCTTGGACGCGGAAAAGCCGGCGAGATCAACTGGGACGGCCTGGCGCTATGCACCACGCCGCGGATCCGGGCAGTCAACTTCTACAACGGCAGCGGAGCAGCCCGACGGCAACGAGTCCGCGACGCGATCGCCGCCGGCTTGCCCACCAAGTTCGGCTACTCCGCCGTTCCACCCACGGTCGTCGACCGACCCGACGGGACACGCGGACCATGGATCAGCGGATTCGACCGCGTCATCGTAAGCAAAGAACTCACCCAAATGCGCAACGCTGCTTATATTTTCGTCGCAATCATGACGATGATGCGGGACAGCGAAGTCCAAGGACTCGCCGCCGGAGCGATCGGCACGCACTATGGCGCCCCCGCGATCACCAGCAACCTCCATAAAGGCCAGACGGGTGCGGGTACACCACA is part of the Mycobacterium sp. HUMS_12744610 genome and encodes:
- a CDS encoding HsdM family class I SAM-dependent methyltransferase, which translates into the protein MSPPADQSAPPYSPGATWSVRHAQREHITACGTGGFLLVAHEHAVQGAENLTPTKRKHLRDDFVTGYELVDGTARLAAMNLLLHGIGTADGDSLIEVRDVLISDPGRRWSVVLTNPPFGRKSSLTMVGADGREVREDVEIERQDFVVTTSNKQLNFLQHIMTILDINGRAAVVLPDNVLFEGGAGETLRRKLLNDFDLHTILRLPTGIFYAQGVKANVLFFDKKPASEQPWSTKLWVYDLRTNRHFTLKQNPLRRHHLDEFVDCYLSGKPRDERVESERWKSFTYSELVARDKVNLDITWLRDESLDDADHLPAPEIIAREIVEDLTAALAEFEAVAAALAGVSGLR
- a CDS encoding tyrosine-type recombinase/integrase — encoded protein: MQLYFADWAAVEQSEYQIDVGPADRRLACGTPILVDDAMRPMEPWCTFLRLYCQNLRTNSIYAYARDALEFGRFLDTRGIGVLDVSEPDLVAFRKHRLANGVSPSSWSRHLVVIRALFTYLYETGQRDSLPWIQVGSRSVVTPRTPRTEMDVRALSHSQWLALRNIGFGGELPSGEVDRSYRGQSTVRNVCAVDLALTTGMRLTEWSTLLDAEIPSSDGGASLVLEACAKNARRRRVYIPASTVKAVELYRATERKSLVRKAQTALRRRLPTLAVATHIDPTAGKLTYRQKGIDTREDFAAIPPEVRRLLVRVDAAGYIEPLSLFVGKGGRPPSQRRWHQYFEDANDRLAAFGSSPPTMPPAVTPHDLRHTFAVVMLRSLQRRAMLLEQSRTRTGFGTISEHIVHNPLLTLQRLLGHASPSTTMVYLRFVDESDELIQRAFESWSDDTRDYATYVLDELELEAQSS
- a CDS encoding UvrD-helicase domain-containing protein — encoded protein: MTRPAMWVALRLLREHPQVSAAVAARFTEILLDEAQDTSELQLACLEVLHTTGKLGSLVLVGDLEQSIYSFQGASAARCQKLADDRGLQVLTLTQNHRSSQRICDVAVNFCSRTRPDTAVGPHANCEITPEVALYPPNDPAASMEIYRGRLAKHGLAVEDATVLGRNWKVVDVLNGQTSLFKSSDRQYVIGQLAARIAAGTLTASHVRKAERLLAYCAWDTTAIAGIADNERSALRRAASDLLNRLPALEGDLRSWLIAARTVLHEVATTLTAELKHTGGRAITVNAGLADYQAAEVFTPAPGDLRARTVHSFKGEDSDAVMVVVRRPHASDPTSQMELWEAAVAGSEVDPEKEEERRVLFVALTRARRYCLVALPDDARGRAVAASCDGLGFQSVRG
- a CDS encoding ATP-dependent nuclease — translated: MYVSALRATGYRNLEGTVELCSPLAVLVGENNAGKSNVIDALRTVLEPEAGPRSRRWLRAEDFTHDGHGNLTADELELEVRLDGLGAGEQARMVTCLAPRMGPGVAKIRLKATLGPTGRVRTEWFGGDSQQPDIEHHARDAVRFVYLHPLRDAAADLRPGRDNKLIPLIGSLAPPDHPDHQAIIDAASLANSALDGIQTIIDARHHVASRLNAMTGPGRFAQQSGLAFEDPKFERVVGALRAKIGHLAALEMDENGLGYNNLLYMAVLLAAIADAPVAAEEPTLRVLLVEEPEAHLHPQLQDLLMRFLESEAVGPTQVIATTHSPTFASSARVERLTVLARGDVRAKPVARLPRDFGLDDKQLAYLRRFLDVTKASLFFARAVILVEGVAEQLLVPVIAERIGRPLASNGVAIINIGGVAFPPFTDLFGNDKLPYRLAVISDSDGQPSADELAGEDEALSPRAAALANRAGDNVIVRLAEKTLEWDLAMVGNSAVMFDALAQVKPIAGPRLRAEVDDANEVERANGILDKVKNVKGRFAQELAELLADEDQPLQVPTYLREAIEWVTEPEAARQDEREAEISVSGAAVGESDE
- a CDS encoding IS256 family transposase; amino-acid sequence: MAEMFTEETLDSLIKDAVKTGTPIDGADGLLNQLTKAVLERALNAELTHHLGYEAGDPAGRGSGNSRNGTTPKTVTTVNGPVQIDAPRDRNGSFEPAIVPKKTRRLNNINSVVLSLYSRGMTTRDIEAHLQEVYGASVSRELISNITEVVVDEIKAWQARPLDEVYPILYIDGLRLRIGDNGVITTKVAYLAIGVDLEGRKHALGCWIQDSEGAKFWQKVVIDLRNRGVRDILIACCDGLTGLPDAIRSIYPDTVVQTCVVHVIRNAMRFVSYKDRKKVATAMRAIYSAPTVDGAELALKEFDQQFGAQYPGAIDVWHNAWGEFVPFLDYPVELRKIVYTTNAIESINFQLRKITKNRGHFTDKDAAMKLLYLGLRNISSERGGYSGTGTHNWTVALNTLARLFPGRIPLC
- a CDS encoding UvrD-helicase domain-containing protein, producing MILTSQQQLVVDADGNFLLLACPGSGKTRSAAERTARLVRMPGVKVAACSYTNVGAERLGAVLANDLGIVLSHNNFLGTIHKFLLRHVVHPFAHLLGAERGPFIHEGDSWPQVRVYNDNVQRIGIHCFRRTPDGGLVVTDKPRTVRGASDEIVASVRQEVLRRKGDIFRRAGLLTADDAM
- a CDS encoding IS1634 family transposase, whose translation is MASIVGKRRGKQTYYYLVESARVQGKPRIVSQQYLGSAEEVMAKLSATPAGQPIRSQHKQFGDLAAVWSMLARLDVAGIVNDVAPRYANAAAPVGTYVALACANRIVDPCSKRGFADWWATTAGSRWVKLDRAALDHRRFWDAMDRLGQTELREIETRLGRRMVTEFGLDLTGLALDMTNFATFIDTGNDRAPIAQRGKAKQKRTDLRLVGLALVVTRDGGVPVISHPYPGDRPDVTQFSTVVDELLTRYRDLVEHVESLTVVYDAGQNSSDNHAVVEAHRIGFVGSLPPSDHPELLQIPTRDYRPVDDDRYPELSYVDTTVTALGVTRRAVLTHSANLAAKQSRGLDQTLAKARRRLAELAARLARGRTRRDRDQVQAEITAILKPRWVADIITTTLTGDTPAQLRLSWRTDTKARKRLQERLFGKRILFTNRDWPVPDVVAAYRSQSDAEFGFRQLKDPHVVSFSPMHHWTDSKIRVHVFYCVLALAVAHLMRRQTEHAGLHLSVRELLDELSGIQETVLIYHDGSKGRPRVQRMLTDTSPTQQRLADLFAIHQYAPTR